The following proteins are co-located in the Zonotrichia albicollis isolate bZonAlb1 chromosome 1, bZonAlb1.hap1, whole genome shotgun sequence genome:
- the CEBPD gene encoding CCAAT/enhancer-binding protein delta, with protein MSAAALYSLDSPACYKSWCLEPANFYDAKVGSGGGPGPACKPGARGGCGMSGEEAGGGLGGSGTNLAELSAAAPAMYEDESAIDFSSYIDSMSAVPNLELCNDELFADLFNSNHKPERGGEYGEYLPPGGGAGRDPAKDLGAAMTTLLGSEPRTASSSSSSSSSSSFSSRGALKQEPDWSDSDLSSSLLPSQIATCAQTIMNLSGQPTPPTSPEPPGSSSPSSCSTRSPGPGAAAAVPGPAQGVPQPIAAAAAGGGKERGGKKCVDRFSPEYRQRRERNNIAVRKSRDKAKRRNQEMQQKLLELSAENEKLHKKIEQLTRDLTSLRHFFKQLPSASFLQPGSGTDCR; from the coding sequence ATGAGCGCCGCCGCTCTCTACAGCCTGGACTCCCCGGCATGCTATAAGAGCTGGTGCCTGGAGCCCGCCAACTTCTACGACGCCAAGGTGGGCAGCGGCGGCGGGCCGGGTCCCGCCTGCAAGCCGGGCGCCCGCGGCGGCTGCGGGATGAGCGGCGAGGAGGCGGGGGGCGGCCTGGGCGGCAGCGGCACCAACCTGGCGGAGCTGAGCGCCGCCGCCCCGGCCATGTACGAGGACGAGAGCGCCATCGACTTCAGCTCCTACATTGACTCCATGTCCGCCGTGCCCAACCTAGAGCTCTGCAACGACGAGCTCTTCGCCGACCTCTTCAACAGCAACCACAAGCCCGAGCGGGGCGGGGAATACGGCGAGTACTTGCCACCGGGCGGCGGCGCCGGCCGCGACCCCGCCAAGGACCTCGGCGCTGCCATGACCACCCTGCTGGGCTCCGAGCCCCGcaccgcctcctcctcctcctcctcctcctcctcctcctccttctcctcccgcGGCGCTCTGAAGCAGGAGCCGGACTGGAGCGACAGCGACCTCTCCTCCTCGCTGCTGCCCTCGCAGATCGCCACCTGCGCGCAGACCATCATGAACCTGAGCGGGCAGCCCACGCCGCCCACGTCCCCCGAGCCTCCGGGCAGCAGCTccccctccagctgcagcacccgCTCGCCGggccccggggccgccgccgccgtgccCGGGCCGGCGCAGGGCGTCCCGCAGCCCattgccgccgctgccgccggcgGGGGCAAGGAGCGCGGCGGCAAGAAGTGCGTGGACAGGTTTAGCCCCGAGTACCGGCAGCGCCGGGAGCGCAACAACATCGCCGTGCGCAAGAGCCGCGACAAGGCGAAGCGGCGCAACCAGGAGAtgcagcagaagctgctggAGCTTTCGGCCGAGAACGAGAAGCTGCACAAGAAGATCGAGCAGCTCACCCGGGACTTGACCAGCCTCCGGCACTTCTTCAAGCAGCTGCCCAGCGCTTCTTTCCTGCAGCCCGGCTCGGGCACCGACTGCCGGTAA